The stretch of DNA TTCTGGCATCATTCTTATTCTGTTAGCCGTAAGAGTGGTTTTTACCGTTTAAGAATTATGATTAAACTTGCGATTATCGGTTCCAACTGGATCACCGACCAATTTATTGAGGCCGCGATTGCTAGCGGCCGCTACCAACTGTCTGCCGTATACTCTCGTTCTTTAGATAAAGCCCAGCAATTTGCACAAAAGTATCTGGCAGTTAACCCTAATTTGCAGTGTTTCAACGACCTCGAATTGCTAGGGAGCAGTGAGGACGTTGATGTGGTTTATATCGCGAGTCCGAATGCTTTACATGCTCCGCAAGCAATACAAATGATGCAAGCTGGTAAGCATGTTATTTGTGAGAAACCATTAGCGGCAAACGTGACGTTGGCACAGCAAATGTTTGAAGTTGCTAAGCAAAACAATGTGATTTTGTATGAAGCGTTTATGTCTACGCATTTACCTAACTTCAAGCGACTTCAACAAGAGTTACACAACATTGGCAACATAACCAAAGCGTTTATCAGTTATTGCCAATACTCCTCTCGTTACCCCAAATATCTGGCGGGTGAAAACCCGAACACCTTTAATCCTGAATTTGCTAATGGTTCAATTATGGATATCGGTTATTACTGCATTGCTTCAGCCGTTGCATTGTTCGGCAAGCCCGTAAATGTAAAAGCTAGCGCGCAGATACTCGAATCCGGGGTGGATGGAAGTGGCAGTGTCATACTCGAATACGCAGGCTTTGAAGTGGCTATTCAGCATTCTAAAGTCAGTGATTCTTACCTACCTAGCGAGATTCAAGGTGAAGCAGGGGCGCTTCAGATGCATCGCATTTCGGTTGCAGAGAACCTCATCAAGCAAATGCGAGGCGAGCAGGCTGAGGACATTTCTACCGAGCAACATGATAATCCGATGTATTACGAAGCACTCGATTTTTCTGAGCAATTTGCCAATAATGAAATGAGTGTGAAAGCGATGGAGCGTTCGCTTATCGTCGCCGAATTATTGACTGAGATTCGTCACCAAACAGGTGTCGTTTTTCCCCTAGATCAGCAATAAATTAACCAAATAGAGAAAAATAGATGCAAGCAGAAGTAAAGTGGATTGAAGATTTTAAATTTTTAGGTTTGTCTCAATCTGGCCATTCCATTGTGATGGATGGCAATGGTGGCTCGACAGCACC from Vibrio taketomensis encodes:
- a CDS encoding Gfo/Idh/MocA family protein, which encodes MIKLAIIGSNWITDQFIEAAIASGRYQLSAVYSRSLDKAQQFAQKYLAVNPNLQCFNDLELLGSSEDVDVVYIASPNALHAPQAIQMMQAGKHVICEKPLAANVTLAQQMFEVAKQNNVILYEAFMSTHLPNFKRLQQELHNIGNITKAFISYCQYSSRYPKYLAGENPNTFNPEFANGSIMDIGYYCIASAVALFGKPVNVKASAQILESGVDGSGSVILEYAGFEVAIQHSKVSDSYLPSEIQGEAGALQMHRISVAENLIKQMRGEQAEDISTEQHDNPMYYEALDFSEQFANNEMSVKAMERSLIVAELLTEIRHQTGVVFPLDQQ